One genomic region from Saprospiraceae bacterium encodes:
- a CDS encoding homoserine kinase, with translation MPVGTGMGSSAASAAAALVAANALLGDPFRKPDLLEFAVKGEKAADGAVHADNVAPSLLGGFVLIRSLEPSDVIQLPIPSDLYVALLFPHITILTKEARGILSPYVDMKKFIQQTANMGAVVAALYRQDWELLRRSLIDVVIEPQRAKLIPFLSEVKKAAYDAGAITCSISGAGPAIFSLAQGIAQIQKIQDAIEVVMHDIKVPFDMHISKINQKGSVLMEGK, from the coding sequence ATGCCGGTTGGTACTGGTATGGGCTCCAGTGCAGCCAGTGCTGCTGCAGCTCTTGTAGCGGCCAATGCCTTGTTGGGAGATCCTTTTAGAAAGCCAGATTTGTTGGAGTTTGCTGTCAAAGGCGAAAAAGCTGCCGATGGGGCTGTACATGCTGATAATGTAGCGCCATCTTTGCTGGGTGGTTTTGTCCTGATCCGGTCTCTTGAGCCTAGTGATGTGATCCAGTTGCCTATACCATCAGACCTGTATGTAGCATTGTTATTTCCGCATATCACCATTCTCACAAAAGAAGCAAGAGGCATATTATCTCCTTATGTTGACATGAAAAAATTTATTCAACAAACTGCCAATATGGGAGCTGTGGTAGCTGCCTTGTATCGTCAGGATTGGGAACTGCTCCGCAGGTCCTTGATCGATGTAGTGATCGAACCTCAGCGTGCTAAACTCATTCCATTCTTGAGCGAAGTAAAAAAAGCCGCCTATGATGCAGGAGCAATCACTTGTTCAATTTCAGGTGCTGGACCAGCTATATTTTCATTAGCTCAAGGTATAGCACAAATACAAAAAATACAAGATGCAATCGAAGTGGTGATGCATGATATCAAGGTGCCTTTTGATATGCATATTTCCAAAATCAATCAGAAGGGGAGTGTATTGATGGAAGGGAAATAG
- the thrA gene encoding bifunctional aspartate kinase/homoserine dehydrogenase I translates to MYVLKFGGSSVGTPSRIISVIDILKDYHKKNIAFTVVFSAFSGVTDELLKMAQTAARGEVTYLEMWEKFHQRHLDAIHELVAEGAAQTEIKGRYTEMAATLKNLLQGTFLVMEASPRTLDYVLSFGERASCMIITKTMISRGLDAEYVDAREIIKTDKNFGSARVDFDLTYKLIRERYKKGKKVRIVTGFISSAKGGLTTTLGRGGSDYTASLLGAGLGAKAIEIWTDVDGVLTADPRLVANAFTIPKLSYVEAMEMSHFGAKVIYPPTIKPAMDLGIPIYIKNTFNPKFVGSLITKDKVKHPHPVTGISSISKVSLLTLQGSGLFGVPGVAGRLFDALAQKSINVMLITQGSSESSISFAVRPEDAQAAKEAADQAFSRDILAKTVDPTNIESDLSVVALIGENMRYTPGIAGRMFRSLGKNGVNVVAIAQGSSELNISAVINRADEAKALNALHEGLFLSEIKVLNVFMIGCGLIGGTLIKQIQAQSGYLDKAKHLQIRLVGLANSTKMIFSAQGLDLGQWKESLLTQGRPMKLTRFIDQMKSLNLANSIFIDNTASEEVASKYDKILDASISISTPNKVAASSPYRNYKKLKEIADLRGVQFQYETNVGAGLPVLSTLKNLMISGDRILKIEGVLSGSLSFIFNKFNSKTKFSDLVKEARTQGYTEPDPRDDLSLKDISRKICILAREAGMPIDLEDVHLEKILSDKATRARTVDEFLKVLEADENRYTQMIKQAEDHGCKIRVIAKVETGQPVTVGLQEVGPENPFYQLGGSDNMIVFTTERYHERPLVIRGPGAGAEVTAAGVFAEIITIGDYLSGYGY, encoded by the coding sequence ATGTATGTATTAAAATTTGGAGGATCCAGCGTAGGTACACCTTCCAGGATCATTTCTGTCATAGATATTCTAAAGGATTATCATAAAAAGAACATTGCGTTTACCGTCGTTTTTTCAGCTTTCAGCGGCGTTACTGACGAATTGCTGAAAATGGCCCAGACGGCAGCTCGCGGAGAGGTTACCTACCTGGAAATGTGGGAAAAATTTCATCAACGACACCTGGATGCTATTCATGAACTTGTTGCGGAAGGGGCAGCTCAGACCGAAATAAAGGGTCGGTATACCGAGATGGCTGCGACCTTAAAAAACTTGCTTCAGGGCACCTTTCTGGTGATGGAAGCGTCACCCCGCACGCTGGATTATGTCCTTAGTTTTGGTGAAAGAGCCTCCTGCATGATCATCACTAAAACCATGATTTCCAGAGGATTGGATGCAGAATATGTTGATGCACGGGAGATCATTAAGACGGATAAAAACTTTGGGTCCGCACGGGTGGACTTTGATCTGACCTACAAGTTGATCAGAGAGCGGTATAAAAAGGGCAAAAAGGTCAGGATAGTTACAGGTTTTATCAGCAGTGCCAAAGGCGGCCTTACTACCACACTGGGGAGAGGAGGGTCTGACTATACCGCTTCCCTGCTGGGGGCAGGACTTGGGGCCAAAGCTATTGAGATCTGGACTGATGTCGATGGAGTACTTACTGCAGATCCGCGGCTGGTGGCTAATGCTTTTACCATACCAAAACTATCCTACGTAGAGGCTATGGAAATGTCTCATTTTGGGGCCAAGGTCATCTACCCACCGACCATCAAGCCGGCGATGGACCTGGGCATCCCCATTTATATCAAAAATACTTTCAATCCGAAGTTTGTCGGATCACTTATCACCAAAGACAAGGTAAAGCACCCTCATCCGGTCACCGGCATTTCTTCTATCAGCAAAGTTTCATTATTGACGCTGCAGGGAAGTGGATTGTTTGGAGTGCCGGGGGTAGCGGGTAGATTGTTTGATGCTTTAGCTCAGAAAAGCATCAATGTCATGCTCATCACTCAGGGTTCGTCAGAGTCCTCCATCAGTTTTGCGGTGAGACCTGAAGATGCACAAGCCGCCAAAGAGGCCGCTGATCAGGCTTTTAGCAGGGATATACTCGCCAAGACAGTAGATCCTACCAATATTGAATCCGACCTTTCAGTAGTGGCTTTGATCGGTGAAAATATGCGATATACGCCGGGCATTGCAGGGAGGATGTTCAGATCCTTGGGTAAAAACGGGGTCAATGTAGTCGCGATCGCTCAAGGATCATCAGAACTCAATATATCGGCTGTGATCAATAGAGCCGATGAGGCCAAAGCACTGAATGCATTGCATGAAGGCCTGTTTTTATCAGAGATCAAAGTACTCAATGTATTTATGATCGGTTGTGGGTTGATCGGTGGAACTCTGATCAAACAAATCCAGGCACAATCAGGGTACCTTGACAAAGCTAAACATTTACAGATACGCCTGGTCGGCCTGGCCAATAGCACCAAAATGATATTTTCTGCCCAGGGGTTGGACCTGGGACAGTGGAAAGAATCGCTGCTCACTCAAGGAAGACCTATGAAACTGACCCGCTTTATAGATCAAATGAAAAGTCTCAACCTGGCCAACTCCATATTTATAGATAATACTGCCTCAGAAGAAGTAGCATCGAAATATGACAAAATATTGGACGCCAGTATCAGTATCAGTACACCCAATAAGGTAGCGGCCTCCAGCCCATATCGCAACTACAAAAAACTCAAAGAGATCGCTGACCTACGCGGGGTCCAGTTTCAATATGAGACCAATGTGGGAGCTGGACTACCGGTGCTGTCTACATTAAAAAATCTGATGATCTCAGGGGATCGCATCCTCAAGATTGAGGGAGTGCTGTCAGGGTCGCTTTCATTTATTTTTAACAAATTTAATTCGAAAACCAAATTTTCTGACCTGGTAAAAGAAGCCCGCACTCAAGGGTATACAGAGCCTGACCCCAGAGATGATCTGTCGCTCAAAGATATTAGCCGAAAGATCTGTATCCTGGCCAGGGAGGCGGGTATGCCCATAGATCTTGAAGATGTGCACCTGGAAAAAATATTGTCTGACAAAGCGACACGTGCGCGCACGGTGGATGAATTTTTAAAAGTGTTGGAAGCGGACGAAAACAGGTATACCCAGATGATCAAACAAGCTGAAGACCATGGTTGCAAAATCAGGGTCATCGCTAAAGTAGAAACCGGCCAACCAGTCACCGTAGGCTTGCAGGAAGTAGGACCTGAAAATCCATTTTACCAACTGGGAGGCAGTGACAATATGATCGTATTTACCACAGAGAGGTACCATGAAAGACCTCTTGTCATCAGGGGGCCAGGCGCCGGAGCAGAAGTGACAGCTGCAGGCGTATTTGCAGAAATTATTACAATTGGAGATTATTTATCAGGATATGGGTATTGA
- a CDS encoding GDSL family lipase yields MGKYFTFFVVVTLIISLGCKHATPVKYELTDARIRHFGRTFVSENGLELITSASGIVFDYEGDSCSILFNNLSGPGNHGYASIELDGQYVGRYKISDVAGQRIRIGAKLQQRHVVKVFKATEAQNGRISIQSIEAPRLLTTQASSPYRIEFIGNSITCGMGSDTSYLSCGAGQWYDQHNAYFSYACITARALNAIPMLSAVSGIGAYRNWNSEGPVMPDVYTNLELGTDSTQLWNFGEYTPDIVSICLGTNDFSDGDGVQHRNPFDSVTFIDRYLELVNTVYTQYRTPQIVLIASPMLSGEKSARLIRHLNQIALRYNSLKINRPPIKIFQFQTMVPGGCSYHPSKEDHQILAVQLIPFLKSFLKS; encoded by the coding sequence ATGGGTAAGTACTTTACGTTTTTTGTAGTCGTGACATTGATCATAAGCTTGGGCTGCAAGCATGCTACCCCTGTCAAATATGAGCTGACGGATGCTCGCATCCGTCATTTTGGTAGAACTTTCGTAAGTGAAAACGGTTTAGAATTGATTACTTCTGCCTCAGGTATTGTATTTGATTACGAAGGAGATAGTTGTAGCATTTTGTTTAATAATTTGTCAGGGCCTGGCAACCATGGATACGCCTCCATAGAATTAGATGGACAATACGTAGGAAGATACAAAATCTCTGATGTTGCAGGTCAACGTATCAGGATTGGGGCTAAGCTGCAACAAAGGCATGTGGTAAAAGTATTTAAAGCGACTGAGGCACAAAATGGCAGGATATCGATTCAGTCCATTGAAGCGCCACGATTGTTGACCACGCAGGCTTCTTCACCTTATCGCATTGAATTCATCGGCAACTCCATCACCTGTGGCATGGGCAGTGATACTTCCTATCTTTCATGCGGCGCCGGCCAGTGGTACGATCAGCACAATGCCTATTTTTCATATGCATGCATCACTGCAAGGGCTTTAAATGCAATACCTATGCTTAGTGCGGTCAGTGGCATAGGCGCTTATCGCAATTGGAACAGTGAGGGACCTGTCATGCCTGATGTATACACTAACCTGGAGCTCGGCACTGATAGCACTCAATTGTGGAATTTTGGTGAGTACACGCCTGATATTGTCAGCATTTGTCTTGGAACCAATGACTTTTCGGATGGTGACGGCGTCCAGCATCGTAATCCTTTTGATTCGGTTACATTTATAGACAGATATCTTGAGCTTGTCAATACAGTCTATACTCAATATCGGACTCCCCAAATCGTACTGATCGCCAGCCCTATGCTATCTGGTGAAAAATCAGCCAGATTAATTCGACATTTAAATCAGATTGCTCTCCGATACAATAGTCTCAAAATCAATCGTCCCCCGATAAAAATATTTCAATTCCAGACGATGGTACCAGGCGGTTGCTCTTATCATCCCAGCAAAGAAGATCATCAGATATTAGCAGTACAGTTGATTCCATTTTTAAAATCTTTTCTAAAATCTTAA
- a CDS encoding DUF1080 domain-containing protein yields the protein MKQILTILAAILVMGNCTHKSAPSVAGTKTIQLFNLKDLSNWDVYIGPGLDADGKHRADVPALGLNPVQNVFSVAETDGLKAIHITGERFGGISTKEEYANYHFQCKFKWGTLKWPPKDKSRMDSGILYHAVGPHGVDWGFWMRSQEFQVQEHDCGDYWGLDRASFDIRATKNAKGDYVYDPQGAIMTFNVDNPIGRHCVKNVDPELPTGQWNTLDLYCLGGTAIHMINGKVNMVLLNSRHIRDGVETPLTKGKIQIQSEGAEIYYREMTITPITQIPEAILMAK from the coding sequence ATGAAACAAATTCTTACGATCCTGGCTGCCATTTTGGTTATGGGCAATTGTACCCATAAGAGTGCTCCTTCTGTAGCGGGAACAAAAACGATTCAACTATTTAATCTCAAAGATCTCAGCAATTGGGATGTCTATATAGGCCCGGGATTAGACGCTGATGGCAAACATAGAGCCGATGTACCTGCATTGGGGCTCAACCCGGTACAAAATGTATTTTCAGTAGCTGAAACTGACGGGCTCAAAGCCATCCATATCACCGGAGAGCGATTTGGAGGCATCTCTACCAAAGAAGAATATGCTAACTACCATTTTCAGTGCAAGTTTAAGTGGGGCACACTCAAGTGGCCTCCAAAAGACAAATCCCGTATGGACAGTGGCATCCTGTATCATGCAGTGGGTCCGCATGGAGTGGACTGGGGATTCTGGATGCGATCACAGGAATTCCAGGTCCAGGAGCACGATTGCGGAGACTATTGGGGATTAGATCGTGCATCTTTTGATATCAGGGCGACCAAAAATGCCAAAGGGGACTATGTGTATGACCCGCAGGGAGCAATCATGACTTTTAATGTAGACAATCCTATTGGAAGACATTGTGTGAAAAACGTAGACCCTGAACTCCCTACCGGTCAGTGGAACACCCTGGATCTATATTGCCTGGGAGGTACCGCTATCCATATGATCAATGGCAAAGTCAATATGGTTTTGCTCAACTCAAGACATATCAGGGATGGTGTAGAGACCCCGTTGACCAAAGGCAAAATCCAGATTCAATCGGAAGGTGCTGAGATCTATTATCGGGAGATGACCATCACGCCCATCACTCAAATCCCCGAAGCAATATTAATGGCTAAATAA
- a CDS encoding DUF1801 domain-containing protein encodes MQNVSFKHIADLIDYLPEDERKLLIKLRSIIQEHAPQARERLSFQVPFYKINKDICFLWPGSVLWGKTKMYDGVRLGFTNGHLLQDQTGYLDMGDRKQVAYHDFKSLKDIDEERISTYLYLAIDIDELHARK; translated from the coding sequence ATGCAAAATGTATCTTTTAAACACATTGCTGATTTAATAGATTATTTACCGGAGGATGAAAGAAAACTATTGATCAAGCTCCGATCCATCATCCAGGAACATGCTCCACAGGCCAGAGAAAGACTTTCCTTTCAAGTGCCCTTCTATAAAATAAATAAAGACATCTGCTTTTTATGGCCCGGGTCGGTGCTTTGGGGAAAGACAAAAATGTATGATGGTGTACGGTTAGGATTTACCAATGGCCATCTGCTGCAAGATCAGACCGGCTATCTCGATATGGGAGATAGAAAACAAGTCGCCTATCATGATTTTAAGTCACTAAAGGACATTGACGAGGAAAGGATCAGCACCTATTTGTACCTGGCGATTGATATCGATGAGTTACATGCTCGAAAGTAA
- a CDS encoding aldehyde dehydrogenase family protein, producing the protein MIEIKPIEISVNATKEAIDRSYLHQQQYILQAGKSDINDRIKRLKQLRSVFVGYRTQLQEAMYNDFHKPKSEVDLAEIFVVLNELNHTIRKLKTWAGKHRVGTPWFLFGASSYVHYEAKGHCMVVSPWNFPIQLTLVPLIHSFAAGNVTLIKPSEFTPFTIKIVRQIVEEVFSPEEAVIIEGDSSVGAYLLSLKFNHIFFTGSPKIGKKVMKAAADHLCSVTLELGGKSPLIIDASADLELASISTAASKFINAGQFCISPDYIYIEASIKNKFVSAFIEQINYRFGQDDQARVEGDYSRIVNGPHFSRVSTLIQDAVDKGASILYGGKLGEKEYIGPTILENVTEDMSICSTEIFGPILYIKTFQNIQEVIDQVNQGEKPLALYLFSKNKKVKQQVRKEISAGGMGINTISTHYYNYNLPFGGVNNSGMGKAHGFYSFQEFSNAKGVFYQWLSKPGIMAMFPPFDKLTRRLIDLLIKIHS; encoded by the coding sequence ATGATTGAAATAAAACCTATCGAGATCTCTGTCAATGCAACAAAAGAAGCCATCGATAGAAGTTATCTTCATCAGCAACAATACATTTTGCAAGCCGGTAAGTCTGACATAAATGACCGGATCAAAAGGCTAAAACAGCTGCGAAGTGTTTTTGTTGGGTATCGCACACAATTGCAGGAGGCCATGTACAATGACTTCCATAAACCTAAGTCTGAAGTAGATCTGGCCGAAATCTTCGTCGTACTTAACGAGCTCAATCATACCATTAGAAAGTTAAAGACCTGGGCAGGAAAACATCGGGTAGGTACTCCCTGGTTTTTATTTGGTGCCTCGAGTTATGTACACTATGAAGCCAAAGGGCATTGTATGGTAGTATCACCCTGGAATTTTCCTATTCAACTTACACTGGTACCTTTAATTCACTCTTTTGCCGCAGGCAATGTGACGCTCATCAAACCCTCAGAGTTTACCCCGTTTACGATTAAAATAGTCAGGCAAATTGTGGAGGAAGTATTCAGTCCTGAAGAAGCGGTCATCATTGAAGGTGATTCCTCCGTAGGAGCCTATCTTTTGTCTTTAAAATTTAATCATATATTTTTTACCGGCAGTCCAAAAATTGGAAAAAAAGTCATGAAAGCGGCTGCAGACCATTTGTGTTCTGTGACCCTGGAGCTGGGGGGCAAATCACCACTGATTATTGATGCTTCTGCTGACCTGGAGCTGGCAAGCATCTCTACGGCTGCTTCCAAATTTATCAATGCCGGCCAGTTTTGTATTTCTCCGGATTATATTTACATAGAGGCAAGTATCAAAAATAAATTTGTATCAGCTTTTATCGAACAAATAAATTATCGTTTTGGGCAGGATGATCAGGCAAGGGTAGAAGGAGATTATTCGCGTATTGTCAATGGACCTCATTTTTCAAGAGTAAGTACCCTGATCCAGGATGCTGTAGACAAAGGGGCTTCTATACTGTATGGAGGTAAGCTGGGGGAAAAGGAATATATAGGTCCGACAATCCTTGAAAACGTGACAGAAGATATGTCTATTTGTTCTACTGAAATATTCGGACCTATTCTGTACATCAAAACTTTTCAAAACATTCAGGAGGTAATAGATCAAGTCAATCAAGGGGAAAAACCACTTGCCTTATACTTATTCAGCAAGAACAAAAAAGTAAAACAGCAGGTGCGTAAAGAAATTTCTGCAGGGGGAATGGGGATCAACACGATCTCTACGCATTATTACAATTATAACCTGCCTTTTGGAGGTGTTAATAATAGCGGTATGGGGAAGGCACATGGTTTTTATTCTTTCCAGGAGTTTTCAAATGCAAAAGGTGTGTTTTATCAATGGTTGAGCAAACCTGGTATCATGGCGATGTTTCCTCCTTTTGATAAATTGACCAGGAGACTAATTGATTTATTGATAAAAATTCATAGCTGA
- a CDS encoding MATE family efflux transporter codes for MPTLKRYIEIVVQALRGEETDYTQGNMRTAIVLLAIPMILELSLESVFAVVDMFFVGKLGSGAIATVALTEAVVTLIYSAAIGLSTAATAMVARRIGEKDPEAASHAAVQSLMISLLVTTVISILGVIYAEDILKFMGAQPDVVAQGHIFSKIMLGGSVAIILLFLINGIYRGAGDAAMAMRSLWIASGLNIILCPIMIYGLGSWQGFGLTGAAIATTIGRSSGVVYQCYHLFKGRGPIKIKLSQFKIDWPVMKGLIDIAWPATLQFVIASGSWIILAKIVAETGGTDASAGYQIAIRNVVFFILPAWGLSNAAATLVGQNLGAKQPERAEQSVLLTARYNVYFMIFVTLLFLGLPGPIIRIFSEQPEVVRVGIQSLRIIGTGYIFYGIGMVMMQAFNGAGDTRTPTWINFVGFWCFQIPLAYVLSKPFGMGSTGAFISIPVAETAIALACYYFFRKGRWKEIKV; via the coding sequence ATGCCTACATTAAAAAGGTACATAGAGATCGTGGTGCAAGCTCTGCGCGGAGAAGAGACTGACTACACTCAAGGCAATATGCGGACTGCGATCGTGCTCCTGGCTATCCCTATGATCCTGGAGCTGAGCCTCGAGAGTGTCTTTGCCGTCGTTGATATGTTTTTCGTGGGTAAGCTGGGATCCGGAGCCATCGCGACTGTTGCATTGACAGAGGCTGTGGTCACCCTGATTTATTCTGCTGCGATCGGCTTGAGTACTGCTGCTACCGCGATGGTCGCTCGCAGGATCGGCGAAAAGGATCCCGAAGCCGCCAGTCATGCTGCAGTACAATCGCTTATGATCTCACTGTTGGTCACTACGGTTATTAGTATACTTGGGGTAATCTACGCGGAAGATATCCTAAAATTTATGGGTGCTCAACCCGATGTAGTTGCACAAGGACATATTTTTTCCAAAATCATGCTGGGCGGCAGTGTGGCCATCATATTATTGTTTTTGATCAATGGTATCTATCGGGGGGCGGGTGATGCAGCGATGGCGATGCGCAGCCTTTGGATAGCAAGTGGGTTGAATATCATACTATGTCCCATCATGATCTACGGACTGGGCTCATGGCAGGGGTTTGGTTTGACAGGGGCAGCTATTGCCACCACTATTGGGCGGAGTTCAGGGGTAGTCTACCAGTGTTACCATTTATTTAAAGGAAGAGGTCCAATCAAAATCAAACTGAGCCAATTCAAAATTGATTGGCCGGTCATGAAAGGGTTGATCGACATCGCCTGGCCAGCTACTTTACAATTCGTCATAGCTTCCGGAAGCTGGATCATCTTAGCCAAAATCGTTGCTGAGACAGGTGGTACTGATGCAAGTGCTGGGTATCAGATAGCTATCAGAAATGTGGTCTTTTTTATTCTCCCTGCCTGGGGATTGAGCAATGCAGCTGCCACTTTGGTGGGTCAAAACCTCGGTGCTAAGCAACCAGAACGTGCAGAACAATCGGTATTGCTCACCGCGAGATACAATGTTTATTTCATGATCTTCGTGACCTTGTTGTTCCTTGGCTTGCCTGGTCCTATCATCAGGATATTTTCAGAACAACCTGAAGTAGTCCGTGTAGGCATTCAATCGCTAAGGATCATCGGCACCGGATATATTTTTTACGGGATAGGTATGGTGATGATGCAGGCCTTTAACGGAGCAGGGGATACACGCACGCCAACCTGGATTAATTTTGTTGGGTTCTGGTGTTTTCAGATACCCCTGGCTTATGTCTTGTCTAAACCATTTGGTATGGGGTCGACCGGAGCCTTTATATCGATCCCGGTGGCTGAGACGGCTATTGCATTGGCATGTTATTATTTTTTCAGAAAAGGTAGGTGGAAAGAGATTAAGGTGTAA
- a CDS encoding PorT family protein — MRSIVVLCLGLLSFHLVQAQGAHLGLRIGLNSAHFQGTAEENSSFSNLPGFHVGPTFSYGFTDIMGLRGELIFSQKGSKYTYDGPSYFTIRKNGQFITTSGTRNMSVAINNNYIDVPLMFYTLLFERLDVSVGGYASILVGSTGRGDLNYSGKRDNSNAVVGPIKFLLDQNFFRDKAGTTSSTATQTIKLEGDQIVLPERLGAYYEYKTKPDGSKYNVLDYGLCGALHYRLSSGLYAGVRYQLGLSDVSNDDFDISYKSLDQAKEFNLIPAKYLNRSLQFSIMLQL; from the coding sequence ATGAGGTCGATAGTTGTTTTATGTTTAGGATTATTGAGTTTTCACTTGGTTCAAGCCCAAGGCGCTCATCTTGGCTTGCGCATTGGACTCAACTCAGCCCATTTTCAAGGTACTGCAGAAGAAAACTCTTCTTTTAGCAATTTGCCGGGATTCCATGTCGGACCTACCTTTTCCTATGGTTTTACAGATATCATGGGTCTTCGGGGTGAACTCATCTTTTCTCAGAAAGGATCGAAATATACTTACGATGGACCGAGTTATTTTACGATTAGAAAGAATGGTCAGTTTATTACGACCAGTGGTACCCGCAATATGAGCGTGGCGATAAACAATAATTATATTGATGTCCCGCTGATGTTTTACACTTTATTGTTTGAAAGGTTGGATGTATCTGTCGGCGGATATGCTTCCATCCTGGTCGGGTCTACTGGTAGAGGGGATCTGAACTATTCAGGTAAAAGAGATAACAGCAATGCCGTAGTAGGACCTATTAAGTTCCTGTTGGATCAAAATTTCTTTAGAGACAAAGCAGGCACTACTTCTTCGACTGCTACGCAGACCATCAAACTGGAGGGTGACCAAATCGTATTGCCGGAGAGATTGGGGGCTTATTATGAGTATAAGACCAAACCGGATGGTAGTAAATACAATGTATTGGACTATGGTCTATGTGGTGCCCTTCATTATAGATTGAGCAGTGGATTGTATGCAGGTGTCCGATATCAGTTGGGGTTGTCTGATGTATCAAATGATGATTTTGACATTAGTTATAAGTCCCTCGATCAGGCGAAGGAGTTTAATCTCATTCCGGCTAAATATCTAAATCGAAGTTTGCAGTTTTCTATTATGCTGCAGTTATAG
- a CDS encoding metal-dependent hydrolase: MDSLTHIVLGGCLGHLALGKKAGRKAVVWGAIADTIPDLDVFAGFWVHPVDSLLIHRGFTHSILFAILCSIFGGWGLSQWYKKYEIPWKDWSLVMALGLSSHLFIDSLTNYGTGLLEPFSNIRFAYTTIFIADPAFTLPMLMAFVVLLRKKPSIDTKTTWAKYAIVISSIYLVWTFINRSHFETLFKNQFQVQKLSISDQSLTPGPLNNVLWSTMARSDSGYYSGYHSLLGKDPNVKFTFIPANDQLSEGFGSQEEYLKLKRFAKGYSCISLMDGTPYFHDLRFGTSTGWTDQLGRFTFSYPLERQAGDTAHLIKVNPWPQGGFEAMGALWQKIKGN, translated from the coding sequence ATGGATTCATTGACACATATAGTACTGGGTGGCTGTCTTGGTCACCTTGCCCTGGGCAAAAAAGCGGGTAGAAAGGCAGTGGTGTGGGGTGCCATCGCAGATACCATTCCTGATTTGGATGTATTTGCAGGCTTTTGGGTGCATCCTGTAGATTCATTATTGATCCATCGGGGATTTACTCACTCTATCCTGTTTGCCATTTTGTGCTCGATCTTTGGAGGTTGGGGGCTGAGTCAATGGTATAAAAAATATGAGATTCCATGGAAAGACTGGTCCCTGGTGATGGCGTTAGGACTAAGCTCTCATTTATTTATAGATTCATTGACCAATTACGGGACAGGACTGTTAGAGCCTTTTTCCAACATTAGATTTGCATATACCACGATTTTTATAGCTGATCCGGCATTCACCTTGCCTATGTTGATGGCTTTTGTGGTGCTTTTGAGAAAAAAACCATCCATTGATACTAAGACTACATGGGCAAAATATGCGATCGTGATCTCTTCCATCTATCTGGTCTGGACTTTTATTAACCGCTCACATTTTGAAACCTTATTTAAGAATCAATTTCAAGTGCAAAAGCTGAGTATTTCAGATCAGAGCCTCACTCCGGGGCCCCTTAATAATGTCCTTTGGAGCACCATGGCAAGGTCCGACTCAGGGTATTACTCAGGGTATCATTCATTATTGGGCAAAGACCCTAATGTAAAATTTACCTTCATTCCAGCCAATGATCAGCTCTCCGAAGGCTTTGGGTCGCAGGAAGAATATCTCAAGCTGAAGCGGTTTGCCAAAGGTTATTCCTGTATCAGCCTCATGGATGGTACACCTTACTTTCACGACCTGAGGTTTGGCACTTCAACCGGATGGACTGATCAATTGGGCCGATTTACATTCAGTTATCCCCTGGAGCGTCAGGCTGGAGATACTGCTCATCTGATCAAAGTCAACCCCTGGCCCCAGGGCGGATTTGAAGCTATGGGTGCCTTATGGCAGAAGATCAAAGGAAATTGA